The genomic segment CCTTCGTCGGGCGTTCTCGCTGTAGGCCTCAATCCCGGATTTTGAGCAGGGCGTCGATCAGCGCCTGGGCCAGGAACCTGCCGTAGCGAATGGCCGACCAACCCCGTTCCAGGACAAGGAGTTCGTAGAGCTCGGGTGCGTGGTACGTCCACAGCACGTCGCGCGCTTCCTTAGCGCTGACTCGCAACTGACCCGTCCGGGCGAGGTCTGCCGCGAACATCGTCATGCCGTCCAGCGTTTCCTGCCGCGTCTGCTTCCAGACCTCGCCGGCGTCCGGCGACGACGCGGCGCCATCGCGCGCGAGGAGCTGGACCGGAACGCTGCGCGGCATGATCGTGGCCAGGTGTTCGGCGTACATTGCCAGTTTGCGAGCCGCGTCGGTTTCGTCGGCAACGGCCTGGATCACCTCTCGCTGGACCATCGGGATCGGCTCGTCGTCGCCGGCGACGGACACATCGAAGAGCGCTTTGAGCACGCCCGCCTTCGTCGCGAACGCCTTGTACACCGTTTCGACCGATACGCCGGCGTCCCGCGCGATTTCGGCGATTGTCGTCGCCGCGTAGCCCTGGGCCAGGAACCGCTGCCGGGCGGCCGCGAGCACCGCGTCCCTATTGCGCTGGGCCTGCTCGCGCCGCCGGGTCGAGTCGTAGCGGCGGGGGGCCTGCTTGTTGACAGATCCCATAATTAAGTACAAGCTCCTGTATTGAATACTAGTTACTGTATGAAAATAGGGAACGTGACATGACAAGTGCAACATGCCGCGCCGTCAGCCTGTCGAACGGCGCCGATTCCATCGCGGTGGCGCGCG from the Mycobacterium lentiflavum genome contains:
- a CDS encoding TetR/AcrR family transcriptional regulator, coding for MGSVNKQAPRRYDSTRRREQAQRNRDAVLAAARQRFLAQGYAATTIAEIARDAGVSVETVYKAFATKAGVLKALFDVSVAGDDEPIPMVQREVIQAVADETDAARKLAMYAEHLATIMPRSVPVQLLARDGAASSPDAGEVWKQTRQETLDGMTMFAADLARTGQLRVSAKEARDVLWTYHAPELYELLVLERGWSAIRYGRFLAQALIDALLKIRD